In Picosynechococcus sp. PCC 7002, the following are encoded in one genomic region:
- a CDS encoding sulfurtransferase TusA family protein yields the protein MSNPQALEADARLDLRGTPCPINFVRTKLQLKKMAPNALLEVWLDAGEPMEQVPDSLTMEGYLVEKAIAQPEGHYVLWVRCPAT from the coding sequence ATGAGTAATCCGCAAGCATTAGAGGCAGACGCACGGTTAGATTTGCGAGGGACTCCCTGCCCGATTAATTTTGTGCGCACAAAGTTACAACTTAAGAAAATGGCTCCCAATGCCCTGCTAGAGGTGTGGCTTGATGCGGGGGAACCCATGGAGCAAGTGCCTGATAGTTTGACGATGGAAGGGTATTTGGTAGAAAAGGCGATCGCCCAACCGGAGGGCCACTACGTATTATGGGTACGTTGTCCGGCGACATGA